A genomic region of Janthinobacterium lividum contains the following coding sequences:
- a CDS encoding RNA polymerase factor sigma-54: MKQSLQLRTSQHLALTPQLQQSIRLLQLSTLELHQELEQLLTDNPLLERLDDPLDRSLRLLSDGALSSTAAPAEAPPQPPGQEAPTAPAEAETFDGDAGEGPAAADGGDSDWSEASRGKAPDDEDSRPQLEAHHCTLREHLMEQMRVTVLELRDRALVELIIDALDDNGYLEESLDDILARLPEELEIDADEMRTALSLLQSFDPPGVGARNASECLALQIKRLPHIAMVTRRMALVIVEKHLAWFAQRDFNKLKKALDCDDEDLREAQTVIRQCNPHPGAVFASDVSDYVVPDVVVKRARNGWQVTLNNDVMPRLRVNAMYANLLKQGKGEGAMGAQLQEAKWLIKNMRQRFDTILRVAQAIVERQKNFFSHGAVAMRPLVLREIADTLGLHESTISRVTTQKYMLTPHGMFELKYFFGSHVATEAGGEASSTAIRALIVQLTGAEDPKNPLSDSKIADMLGEQGMVIARRTVAKYREALKIPPVSLRKCL; the protein is encoded by the coding sequence ATGAAACAATCATTGCAGCTGCGCACTTCGCAGCACCTGGCACTGACGCCGCAGTTGCAGCAATCGATACGCCTGTTGCAATTGTCTACCCTGGAATTGCATCAGGAACTAGAGCAATTGCTGACGGACAATCCCTTGCTCGAGCGCCTCGATGATCCGCTCGACCGCTCGCTGCGCCTGCTGTCCGATGGCGCCTTGAGTTCCACGGCAGCGCCGGCCGAAGCGCCGCCCCAGCCGCCAGGCCAGGAAGCGCCCACAGCGCCGGCCGAAGCGGAAACCTTTGACGGCGATGCCGGCGAGGGTCCTGCCGCCGCGGATGGCGGCGACAGCGACTGGAGCGAGGCGAGCCGCGGCAAGGCGCCCGACGACGAGGATTCGCGCCCGCAACTGGAGGCCCATCACTGTACCCTGCGCGAACACCTGATGGAGCAGATGCGCGTGACGGTACTCGAATTGCGCGACCGCGCGCTGGTCGAGCTGATCATCGATGCGCTCGACGACAATGGCTACCTGGAAGAGTCGCTCGACGACATCCTGGCGCGCCTGCCGGAAGAGCTGGAAATCGACGCTGACGAGATGCGCACGGCCTTGTCTCTCTTGCAAAGTTTCGATCCGCCCGGCGTGGGCGCGCGCAATGCCTCCGAATGCCTGGCGCTGCAAATCAAGCGTTTGCCGCACATCGCCATGGTGACGCGCCGCATGGCCCTCGTCATCGTGGAAAAGCACCTGGCCTGGTTTGCCCAGCGCGATTTCAACAAGCTGAAAAAAGCCCTCGATTGCGACGATGAAGACTTGCGCGAAGCGCAGACGGTGATTCGCCAGTGCAATCCGCATCCGGGCGCCGTGTTCGCCTCGGACGTGTCCGATTACGTGGTGCCCGACGTCGTCGTCAAGCGCGCGCGCAATGGCTGGCAAGTCACGCTGAACAACGATGTCATGCCGCGCCTGCGCGTCAATGCCATGTACGCCAACTTGCTCAAGCAGGGCAAGGGCGAGGGCGCCATGGGCGCACAGTTGCAGGAAGCCAAGTGGCTGATCAAGAATATGCGCCAGCGCTTCGACACGATCCTGCGCGTGGCGCAGGCGATAGTAGAAAGACAAAAGAACTTTTTCTCGCATGGGGCCGTTGCCATGCGTCCCCTTGTGCTCCGTGAAATAGCTGATACACTGGGTTTACACGAGAGTACTATCTCGCGGGTAACAACTCAAAAGTACATGCTGACCCCGCACGGCATGTTCGAGTTGAAATATTTCTTTGGTAGCCACGTCGCCACCGAAGCGGGGGGCGAAGCGTCATCGACGGCGATACGGGCATTGATCGTGCAACTGACAGGAGCAGAAGACCCTAAAAATCCTTTATCCGACAGTAAGATTGCGGACATGCTGGGGGAACAAGGCATGGTGATTGCGCGACGTACTGTTGCCAAATACCGGGAAGCGTTGAAAATTCCGCCAGTGAGCCTGCGTAAGTGTTTGTAA
- the hpf gene encoding ribosome hibernation-promoting factor, HPF/YfiA family → MNLTISGHHLEVTPAIREYVQTKLERVKRHFDQVIDIAVILTVDNLKEKEKRQKAEVNLRLSGKTVYVESLAHDLYAAIDTLIDKLDRQVMKYKTKVQGHGKEAIKHLPDNSEEEAVVAV, encoded by the coding sequence ATGAATCTCACCATCAGCGGACATCATCTCGAAGTGACACCAGCCATCCGTGAATACGTACAAACGAAGCTGGAGCGCGTGAAACGTCATTTCGATCAAGTCATCGATATCGCCGTGATTCTGACCGTGGATAACCTCAAAGAGAAAGAAAAACGTCAAAAGGCTGAAGTCAACCTGCGTTTGAGCGGCAAGACTGTCTATGTGGAAAGCTTGGCGCACGACCTGTACGCCGCGATCGATACCCTGATCGACAAGCTCGATAGGCAAGTGATGAAATACAAAACCAAAGTGCAAGGGCACGGTAAAGAGGCGATCAAGCATCTGCCAGACAACTCCGAGGAAGAAGCCGTCGTCGCCGTCTAA
- a CDS encoding enoyl-CoA hydratase/isomerase family protein — protein sequence MSDFVQTSIRNRTGHIVLDRPKALNSLSLEMVRALSAALLAWRDDPQVDAVVIRSSSEKALCAGGDIRFFYDAGLATPQGGSALLEDFFTEEYALNHVIHFYPKPYIAVMDGVVMGGGMGVAQAGPGNRLRIVTGRTRMAMPEVNIGLFPDVGGSYFLSRLAGQLGLYLGLTGLTINAADALYTGLADVYVPEAQMGALLDLFESTRGDALPVAIKALAAPFQAEAGVSPLATARAALDRHFGAPSVAAIMASLAQDDSAFAAKALAAMRLRSPLMMSVTLELLQRGAHLGVADCLRLERTVVRHNFEHGEVLEGVRALVVDKDNAPRWNPASLDDVDAAMVARFFATVWPAAAHPLRHLD from the coding sequence ATGAGCGACTTCGTCCAGACTTCCATCCGCAACCGCACGGGCCATATCGTGCTCGACCGTCCGAAAGCCTTGAATTCCCTGTCGCTGGAGATGGTGCGCGCCCTGAGCGCGGCCCTGCTGGCCTGGCGCGACGATCCGCAGGTGGACGCCGTGGTGATCCGCTCCAGCAGTGAAAAAGCCCTGTGCGCCGGCGGCGACATCCGTTTCTTTTACGATGCGGGCCTGGCCACGCCGCAAGGCGGCAGCGCCTTGCTGGAGGATTTCTTTACGGAAGAATACGCTTTAAACCATGTTATTCATTTCTATCCGAAACCGTATATTGCCGTGATGGATGGCGTGGTGATGGGCGGCGGCATGGGCGTGGCGCAAGCCGGGCCCGGCAACCGCCTGCGCATCGTGACGGGCCGCACGCGCATGGCCATGCCGGAAGTCAATATCGGCTTGTTTCCCGACGTGGGCGGCAGTTATTTTCTATCCCGCCTGGCCGGCCAGCTGGGCCTGTACCTGGGCTTGACGGGCTTGACGATCAACGCGGCCGATGCCCTGTACACGGGGCTGGCCGATGTCTACGTGCCTGAGGCGCAGATGGGGGCGCTGCTGGACCTGTTCGAATCGACGCGGGGAGATGCCTTGCCGGTGGCTATCAAGGCGCTGGCGGCGCCTTTCCAGGCCGAGGCGGGGGTGTCTCCCCTGGCCACGGCGCGCGCGGCGCTGGACCGCCATTTCGGCGCCCCTTCCGTGGCCGCCATCATGGCCTCGCTGGCGCAGGATGACAGCGCGTTCGCGGCCAAGGCGCTGGCGGCCATGCGCCTGCGTTCGCCCTTGATGATGTCGGTGACCCTGGAATTGCTGCAGCGGGGCGCCCACCTGGGCGTGGCCGATTGCCTGCGCCTGGAGCGCACGGTGGTGCGCCACAATTTCGAACATGGCGAAGTGCTTGAGGGCGTGCGCGCGCTGGTGGTCGACAAGGACAATGCACCGCGCTGGAACCCTGCCAGCCTGGACGACGTCGATGCGGCCATGGTGGCGCGCTTCTTTGCCACCGTCTGGCCAGCCGCGGCGCATCCGCTGCGCCACCTCGACTAA
- the rapZ gene encoding RNase adapter RapZ, whose amino-acid sequence MHIVLITGISGSGKSVALNVLEDTGYYCVDNLPPALLPSLVQTLLDEGTPQLAVAVDARSAESLTSLPHNVALLRDQGHDVKVMFLTATTHSLVARFSETRRSHPLSHELRPNQNPASRRTLIECISEERERLSAIEQLGHVIDTSELSANKLRAWIKDIVASERAPLTLFFESFAFKLGVPLDADFVFDVRALPNPYYDLALRPLDGRDAPVIAFLDAQPSALELLADIRAFIEKWLPSFKSDNRSYLTVALGCTGGQHRSVYMAERLAQYFGPNERVVLRHRERS is encoded by the coding sequence ATGCATATCGTCCTTATCACCGGAATATCCGGCTCCGGTAAATCCGTCGCGCTCAATGTGCTGGAAGATACCGGCTACTATTGTGTCGACAACCTGCCGCCGGCCTTGCTGCCCAGCCTGGTGCAGACCCTGCTCGACGAAGGTACACCGCAACTGGCCGTCGCCGTCGATGCGCGCAGCGCCGAGTCGCTGACCAGCCTGCCGCACAATGTGGCCCTGCTGCGCGACCAGGGGCATGACGTCAAGGTCATGTTCTTGACGGCCACCACGCATTCGCTGGTGGCGCGCTTCTCGGAAACGCGGCGCAGCCATCCGCTGTCGCACGAATTGCGTCCGAACCAGAATCCGGCCAGCCGCCGCACGCTGATCGAGTGCATCTCGGAAGAACGCGAACGCCTGTCAGCCATCGAACAGCTGGGCCATGTGATCGACACGTCGGAACTGAGCGCCAACAAGCTGCGCGCCTGGATCAAGGATATCGTCGCCTCCGAACGCGCACCGCTGACCCTGTTCTTCGAATCGTTCGCCTTCAAGCTGGGCGTGCCGCTGGACGCCGATTTCGTCTTCGACGTGCGGGCCTTGCCGAATCCCTATTACGACCTGGCGCTGCGCCCGCTCGACGGCCGCGATGCGCCCGTGATCGCCTTCCTCGACGCGCAGCCGAGCGCGCTGGAACTGCTGGCCGACATCCGCGCCTTCATCGAGAAATGGTTGCCGTCATTCAAGTCCGACAACCGCAGCTACCTGACGGTGGCCCTGGGCTGCACGGGCGGCCAGCACCGCTCCGTGTACATGGCGGAGCGGCTGGCGCAGTATTTCGGCCCGAATGAACGCGTCGTCCTGCGCCACCGCGAACGCAGCTAA
- the hprK gene encoding HPr(Ser) kinase/phosphatase: MLQTPLTIQRLYDDNRESLQLGWFAGFPGGERLISGDVSSAADQVGHLNLIHPGRIQVFGHQEINYYQRLKVNTRTHVIGELIAGGPPALIIAQGLETPPDILAICDEQNIPLFSTPLPAAQVIDFLRVYLSKKLAQRIIMHGVFMDVLGVGVLITGDSGLGKSELGLELISRSHGLVADDAVEFSRIAPNMIEGRCPPLLQNLLEVRGLGLLDIKAIFGETAVRRKMRLKLIVHLVRRNALEEEVERLPFLFPTEDVLGLPVRKVVIPVAAGRNIAVLLEAAVRNTILQLRGIDTLQEFMERQRLAMSGD, from the coding sequence ATGTTGCAAACGCCACTGACGATACAACGCCTGTACGACGACAATCGTGAAAGTCTGCAACTGGGCTGGTTCGCCGGCTTCCCCGGCGGCGAGCGCCTGATCTCGGGCGATGTCTCGTCGGCCGCCGACCAGGTAGGCCACTTGAACCTGATCCATCCGGGCCGCATCCAGGTCTTCGGCCACCAGGAAATCAATTACTACCAGCGCCTGAAGGTTAACACGCGCACCCACGTGATTGGCGAGCTGATCGCCGGCGGTCCGCCCGCGCTGATCATCGCGCAAGGGCTGGAAACGCCGCCCGACATCCTCGCCATCTGCGACGAGCAAAACATTCCCCTGTTCTCCACCCCGCTGCCGGCCGCGCAAGTGATCGACTTCCTGCGCGTCTACCTGTCTAAAAAGCTGGCGCAACGCATCATCATGCATGGCGTGTTCATGGACGTGCTGGGCGTGGGCGTGCTGATCACGGGCGATTCGGGCCTGGGCAAGAGCGAACTGGGGCTGGAACTGATTTCACGCAGCCACGGCCTGGTGGCCGACGACGCCGTCGAATTCTCGCGCATCGCACCCAACATGATCGAAGGCCGCTGCCCGCCTTTGCTGCAAAACCTGCTGGAAGTGCGGGGCCTGGGCTTGCTCGATATCAAAGCCATCTTTGGCGAAACGGCCGTGCGCCGCAAGATGCGCCTGAAACTGATCGTGCATCTGGTGCGCCGCAACGCGCTGGAAGAGGAAGTCGAGCGCCTGCCGTTCCTGTTCCCCACGGAAGACGTGCTGGGTTTGCCCGTGCGCAAGGTCGTCATCCCCGTCGCCGCCGGCCGCAACATCGCCGTACTGCTGGAAGCGGCCGTGCGCAACACGATTTTGCAACTGCGCGGCATCGATACCTTGCAGGAGTTCATGGAGCGGCAACGACTCGCCATGAGTGGCGATTAA
- a CDS encoding PTS sugar transporter subunit IIA yields the protein MTNLSKILSLENVLLDLEVSSKKRAFEQAGLIFENNYGIARSTVSDNLFARERLGSTGLGHGVAVPHGRVKGSKTLKSPLGAFVRLAEPIPFESPDGKPVNLLFFLLIPDHVTQQHLEILSEIAEMFSDDAFRTALATDPEPKSVHSRIVNWQPSLQAAG from the coding sequence ATGACTAATCTTAGCAAAATACTATCCCTCGAAAACGTCCTGCTGGACCTGGAAGTCTCCAGTAAAAAACGTGCCTTCGAGCAAGCCGGCCTGATCTTCGAAAACAATTACGGCATCGCCCGCTCTACCGTCTCGGACAATCTGTTTGCCCGCGAACGCCTGGGCTCGACTGGTCTGGGCCATGGCGTGGCCGTGCCGCATGGCAGGGTCAAGGGCAGCAAAACCTTGAAATCGCCGCTGGGCGCCTTCGTCCGCCTGGCCGAGCCGATTCCGTTCGAGTCGCCCGATGGCAAGCCTGTCAATCTGCTGTTTTTCCTGCTGATTCCCGATCATGTCACCCAGCAACATCTGGAAATCCTGTCGGAAATCGCTGAAATGTTTTCCGATGACGCCTTCCGCACGGCACTGGCCACGGATCCGGAACCGAAATCCGTACATTCGCGCATCGTCAATTGGCAACCTAGTCTGCAAGCGGCGGGTTAA
- the queF gene encoding NADPH-dependent 7-cyano-7-deazaguanine reductase QueF (Catalyzes the NADPH-dependent reduction of 7-cyano-7-deazaguanine (preQ0) to 7-aminomethyl-7-deazaguanine (preQ1) in queuosine biosynthesis), with amino-acid sequence MTTTNDLAELSPLGKSSAYRTDYAPELLFPIPRQGKRDELELHGTLPFFGLDIWNAYELSWLNQRGKPQVAIAKVSAPADSPNIIESKSFKLYLNSFNQTKLDSPDALVALLKQDLSNGFGAPVQVELTLQEDFGKLKMGEFDGVLLDRLDLEITQYTPSPLLLKAALDEAPVEEKLVSHLLKSNCLVTGQPDWGSVQIEYAGPQIDQESLLRYLIGFREHNEFHEQCVERIFVDILRQCKPQKLSVYARYTRRGGLDINPWRSNFSTGAMPGNLRNARQ; translated from the coding sequence ATGACCACCACCAACGACCTCGCCGAACTGTCCCCGCTGGGCAAAAGCTCCGCCTACCGCACCGATTACGCGCCGGAATTGCTGTTTCCCATTCCGCGCCAGGGCAAGCGCGACGAGCTGGAATTGCACGGCACCTTGCCGTTTTTCGGCCTCGATATCTGGAATGCGTATGAACTGTCGTGGCTGAACCAGCGTGGCAAGCCGCAGGTGGCCATCGCCAAGGTCAGCGCGCCGGCCGATTCGCCGAACATCATCGAGTCGAAATCGTTCAAGCTGTACCTGAACTCCTTCAACCAGACCAAGCTGGACAGCCCGGATGCGCTGGTGGCATTGCTCAAGCAGGATTTATCGAACGGCTTCGGCGCGCCCGTGCAAGTGGAACTGACTTTGCAGGAAGATTTCGGCAAGCTGAAAATGGGCGAGTTCGATGGCGTGCTGCTGGACCGCCTGGACCTGGAAATCACGCAATACACGCCCTCGCCGCTGCTGCTGAAGGCAGCGCTGGACGAAGCGCCCGTGGAAGAAAAACTCGTCTCGCACTTGCTCAAATCGAATTGCCTGGTGACGGGCCAGCCCGACTGGGGCAGCGTGCAGATCGAGTATGCAGGACCGCAGATCGACCAGGAAAGCCTGTTGCGTTACCTGATCGGTTTCCGCGAGCACAATGAATTCCACGAACAATGCGTGGAACGCATCTTTGTCGATATCTTGCGTCAGTGCAAGCCGCAAAAACTGTCCGTGTATGCGCGCTATACGCGCCGCGGCGGCCTCGATATCAATCCTTGGCGCAGCAACTTCAGCACGGGAGCGATGCCGGGCAATCTGCGCAACGCCCGTCAGTAA
- the ilvA gene encoding threonine ammonia-lyase, biosynthetic, which produces MNIDYLKKILTARVYDVATETPLELAPALSQRLNNQIYFKREDMQSVFSFKIRGAYNKMSKLSEAERKRGVICASAGNHAQGVALSAARMGCRAVIVMPTTTPLVKVEAVKGRGGVNVEVVLHGESYTDAYNHALTLEKEQKLTFVHPFDDPDVIAGQGTIGMEILRQHAGPIHAIFAPIGGGGLIAGIAAYVKQIRPDIKIIGVQSVDSNAMARSLKAGERVTLNDVGLFADGTAVRLAGEETFRLVQAYVDEIITVDTDAICAAIKDVFTDTRSILEPSGALAIAGAKAYVERASLTKHPVNNETLVTIASGANMNFDRLRFVAERAELGEFREAVFAVTMREQRGSFKRFCSLIGARNVTEFNYRISDEKAAHVFVGIQIADRHESSVLAKTFEEHEFKTLDLTHDELAKSHIRHLVGGKSRLAQDELLYRFEFPERPGALMRFLDSMAPNWNISLCHYRSQGGDVGRILIGLQVPPDEMGEFARFLDTLGYRYWDESSNPVYKLFLG; this is translated from the coding sequence ATGAACATCGACTACCTCAAGAAAATCCTGACCGCCCGCGTCTATGACGTCGCTACCGAAACGCCACTGGAACTGGCCCCTGCCCTGTCGCAGCGCCTGAACAACCAGATTTACTTCAAGCGCGAAGACATGCAAAGCGTGTTCAGCTTCAAGATTCGTGGCGCCTACAACAAGATGTCCAAGCTGAGCGAAGCGGAACGCAAGCGCGGCGTGATTTGCGCCTCGGCCGGCAACCATGCCCAGGGCGTGGCCCTGTCGGCCGCCCGCATGGGTTGCCGCGCCGTCATCGTCATGCCGACCACCACGCCGCTGGTCAAGGTCGAGGCGGTCAAGGGCCGCGGCGGCGTGAACGTGGAAGTGGTGCTGCACGGCGAGTCGTACACGGATGCCTACAACCACGCGCTGACCCTGGAAAAGGAACAGAAGCTGACCTTCGTGCACCCGTTCGACGATCCGGACGTGATCGCCGGCCAGGGCACGATCGGCATGGAAATCCTGCGCCAGCACGCCGGCCCCATCCACGCCATCTTCGCACCCATCGGCGGCGGCGGCTTGATCGCCGGCATTGCCGCCTACGTGAAACAGATCCGTCCCGATATCAAGATCATCGGCGTGCAAAGCGTCGATTCGAACGCCATGGCCCGCTCGCTGAAAGCGGGCGAGCGCGTGACCCTGAACGACGTGGGCCTGTTTGCCGACGGCACGGCCGTGCGCCTGGCCGGCGAGGAAACTTTCCGCCTGGTGCAGGCGTATGTCGATGAAATCATCACCGTCGACACGGACGCCATCTGCGCCGCCATCAAGGATGTGTTTACGGATACGCGCAGCATTCTGGAACCGTCCGGCGCGCTGGCCATCGCCGGTGCCAAGGCCTATGTGGAACGGGCCAGCCTGACCAAGCATCCCGTCAACAATGAAACGCTGGTCACCATCGCCAGCGGCGCGAACATGAATTTCGACCGTTTGCGCTTCGTCGCGGAACGGGCCGAACTGGGCGAATTCCGCGAAGCCGTGTTTGCCGTCACCATGCGCGAACAGCGGGGCAGTTTTAAACGTTTCTGCTCGCTCATCGGCGCGCGCAACGTGACGGAATTTAATTACCGCATCAGCGATGAAAAAGCCGCGCACGTGTTCGTCGGCATCCAGATTGCTGACCGGCATGAATCGAGCGTGCTGGCCAAGACCTTCGAGGAACACGAATTCAAGACGCTGGACCTGACCCACGACGAGCTGGCCAAGTCGCACATCCGCCACCTGGTGGGCGGCAAGAGCCGGCTGGCGCAAGACGAGCTGCTGTACCGCTTCGAGTTCCCCGAGCGCCCGGGCGCGCTGATGCGCTTCCTCGACAGCATGGCGCCGAACTGGAATATTTCACTTTGCCATTACCGCAGCCAGGGCGGCGACGTGGGCCGCATCCTGATCGGCTTGCAAGTGCCGCCCGATGAAATGGGAGAGTTCGCCCGCTTCCTCGATACCTTGGGGTACCGTTACTGGGATGAGAGCAGCAATCCTGTGTATAAGCTGTTCCTGGGTTAA
- a CDS encoding YqaA family protein, translating to MIESAIAWLLQLIAAPEVGLTSVFLISFISATLLPLGSEPAVFAVIKANPALFWAAIGVATLGNTLGGIVDYWMGYRAKQAFAKERDTRWFRWLARYGAKTMLLAWLPLVGDPLCTLAGWLKLPFWPSVAYMAVGKCARYLTMTGLLLYVPDGVWHRIGQMLA from the coding sequence ATGATCGAATCCGCAATCGCCTGGCTGCTGCAACTGATCGCAGCGCCGGAAGTCGGGCTGACATCGGTCTTTCTGATCAGCTTTATTTCCGCCACCTTGTTGCCGCTCGGCTCGGAACCGGCCGTCTTTGCCGTCATCAAGGCCAATCCCGCGCTGTTCTGGGCCGCCATCGGCGTCGCCACCCTGGGTAATACCCTGGGCGGTATCGTCGACTACTGGATGGGCTACCGGGCCAAGCAGGCGTTTGCCAAGGAGCGCGACACGCGCTGGTTCCGCTGGCTGGCCCGCTATGGGGCCAAGACCATGCTGCTGGCCTGGCTGCCGCTCGTGGGCGACCCCCTGTGCACGCTGGCCGGCTGGCTCAAGCTGCCGTTCTGGCCCAGCGTGGCCTACATGGCCGTCGGCAAGTGCGCGCGCTACCTGACCATGACGGGCTTGCTGCTGTACGTGCCCGATGGCGTATGGCACAGGATTGGACAAATGCTGGCGTAA